ttgcaagcatgtacatggtttcgaatcaccccccaactaagggggtttagttcctcattcttgcaatacaaagatacataaaattagacattaaaatcaaaggaaagaaaacacctaaaatgctccaacttggaaagcaagtgcatcaatggatctcccttcctccttgttgcggcatgaagcttgtggacagatttttgggtggatttatggtgtagaatggatggggaatgatatggaggggtttagggtgagtgtggaagagtgtttgatggttggaaggtggtggagaactaggcaaagagggtggaagaaggtggagtggctgttatgttttctaggcactagaatggtgtttttggggtgttttgcttcctagggtgtgtatggacgaatttatgtgataaaatgatgaatatgggggattgttctttggccaaggggtgtaaacatgtatttataggccccaaaaaccttagaaaatcaggttaggctagggatgaaatgcatggcaagttggtgtgtgtggtgtgcaatggtccaagggtgaaaatgaagtgatgatgcaaagtgtgaagggtaaaatggagtggtgttgcagctagggagcatgaatgattgtgtacattgcatagagatggaaagggaggtgaaatgtgtcaacaaatgggtcaaaggtgcaacaacatgtgtgacaaatgcccttggattccaaatgtgaatgatggagcatcaattggtgcatgtaatggatgtaaaggttgtctaaaatctaatgggtgaagggaacaagaggtatcaagcaattgagtgaaataattaaatgaattaaagcatgaaatcagaaattatgtaggggacaagagtgatcaagcatggcatgggaatccaaagggaattctatgtgttttgcatggcaatgagtGTGCAACTTggagtgacaaatttttgggctgaattctttatcttttggacactaattcttcacattcttggcctctttagttctcaaattcgtccatccactttggcccatgcatttgctatccattccaagcccgaaacatgttCCAAAgacctccaaaatgcatcttcttgcatactttgtacttagagtctttcactttgcatgtgggctactttgcatgtgtatgagttgtcattttttatccttgcaattacacacacacacttgcacacacatatgcccaaaacgtccatcctcatgcatgcaatccatttgagcccaatattgatccaacatgcaccaaaatgcacttttcttgccaaggttgttattaagacctacaaacaaatgaaaatggctttaaacactaaaataactaaagaaacacaacgtaaacgcacaagaacaagccaattaagtcacataaatatgctcctatcaatggcTAACTCATCGAAGGTTCGCGGTTTGATGTCTTGAAGAATGTAATGTAATCCCCAATGAATGCCTTGTACGCACATTTCGATTGAGGAGATCTCCGAGAGTCTGTCTTTGCAATCAagacttagagtgcgccatcggttgatgtagtcaactACTGGCtcatccttccactgctttgtatTTGTAAGCTCTATCATGCTGATGGTGCGACGGGTGTTGTAAAAGCGGTTCAAGAATTCTCGCTCCATATGCTCCCAATTGTttatggactcaggctctaggtctatGTACCAATCCAACGCGTTTCCCTTCAAAGAATGGACAAACTGCTTTatgaggtagtctccctctatcccagcgttgttgcaagtttcaacgaaatGAGCGATatgttgctttgggtttccctttcagtcaaactgcatgaactttgatGGTTGGTATCCCATCGGTGTACATTAGTGCATCCCTCGAAGTGCCTCCATATTGTGCCTTGATTGTATTTGTGATCATGTCTTGAAGTTATTGGATGGAAAGAAAGCCTATTGATGTAGCTTCAGACACTAGCTTTTGTTTCCCTCCAACTTTGTTGATATGATGTGCTTCTTCCTTTCCAGACTCCTCGTCGTGTTGATTCTTCTTTGGGTCAGGGTCGGCTTCTCCATCATGCTACGATTCCAACCTACTCATGAGTGTAGCGACTTGCGCGTCATCCTCCTCAACATTCTTCGTTAGCTTCACAATCGCCTCATTTATACGTGCAAGTTTCTCCTTaatggaggtggtggtggtggtcatgACTTGCGCAACCAAAGAATCTCCTGCAGACATCGAGGGTGTTGGCGAAGTCTTCACACAATGGTTACTGGTTGGCGATGATCTGCAGTAGGATCCTATGTTTGAGTTTGTATCTAAAGCTAGTGATAATGAGCGTACCCTCGAGTTCTTCGAAGACAAAGAGTCCCGTTAGCCATTTTGGGAAGTCATCTTGTGTGCCACAGCAGCATGCTTCGATGTCGTTAGCGAGGCTAGGTTGATGACGGACGTGTGCCTCTGACATTCCCCTTCTGTCTTCAGTGGCACCAACTTTGAAATGGCATGCTGAAGAGTGGCGACCGCCTTTGCCTTGCTCAGGGTTGTGACGCCAATGGATTCTCCGCTTGCGGCAGAAGTGATTGCACTTTTTCCCTTGGTTGCAAGAGCGGCTTGTCCCTTATTTGATGCCATTAACTTTGAAGTGTGCTTggatttcttgaacggagaaagagatgaaagGTAGAGATTATCCCACTGGATGTGCCAAATTTGCTAACACAAATTTGCTGTGacaaatgagacaagaacacgtgtacaaaatagatttatattgatgaatttgcaaggttacaatctctttacaaCTTGATCCGTTGATTTGATCTCCAAAATGTGTAGATGCGTAGTGTtcttgatccaagggtcgcgatgacttgatcttggacgaacgAATGTCGCAAGGTTTTGGCTCTTGACAATGGAGGAACCGGCACGTGTAGGGGTGCTTGGTGGTTCTTCATGGGATTTGATGAAGGACACGAAGGGTTTTCTAAGTCTTCttgagtgtttgagtgtttaggtgcttgagagcttcagagtttcaaagcttcagcgTCTAGGCGTGAAATGATTTCTAGACCTCTTTCTTTGTCTTAGAGCCTCATACTTATAGACTTTCCAAGCCTTGACTATGGATGGATTTGTCCTTGATTGTGAAATTGATTAATTGACAAAAGAACTAAGACTTGATTTGTGGGCCGGTTCGTGATTTGACTCCATCAATTAAcatttgatttaattaaattaaaatcaaataattcctttctgccaagtgttgacatgtgtccttcTTGATGACTCATCCGACTTTGTTGAGTCACACACCATGTGTACATTTTGTGTGACACGTGGCGCATGCCACGTATGCCCTGGCATGTCAAAACTTTAATGCattggtgaacatttatttcatcgaaatttcaatgtctacaatgaTTAATATAGAATTCCTGcccataataaataaataaaccaaatTCTACCCTGTCTTCATCTGAGATTTGGAGCTTATTgaacttcaaaaccctagcgtGGTTGGCAAAGGCGTCCAGCAGTAGAGCTACACATCATTCAACAGAAAAAGACAATGTTTGAAGATCAATCTTCGTCGTTCCCCTTTGGAGCGCCCTCATCGACCCCAGCCTTCAGTAGGCCGTCTTCTACCCCAGCCTTGAGGATCCGTCTTCAACTCCAACCTTCGGGACCCTATCGTCGACCCTTGCCTTCAGGCTGCCATCGTCGAACCCAGCCTCCAGGCCGCCGTCTTGGAACATAGGCTTCATGCCTCCGTCATGGAACCTAGCCTTCGGCCCGCCATCTTGAAACCCAGCCTTTGGGACACCATCTTGGAACCTGGCCTTTGAAAATTGGAACTCAGTCGATGTTCCGGCAGCAACAACACCAGATGTCGTCATTTCACTTTTAGCAGCATCAGTCTGCTGACACCTTTGAATTTAAGAGTCCGTTTTGTATGTCGTCGCTTCAATAGCCAACATTCTTCCCTCCTCTTCTATTCTTTCTCCTCGGTAGCGATATACAAGTAAGTTTTCCCTTTCGATGTGATTGTTATTCAGTGCAACTGCAAATTCCTCCCTAACCCCAGCTTTccttttgatttttaatttgaattctGATTTTACTGTTTCTATTTGGGTTTCAAATTCAACAATTAATCCAAAAATTGCTTGCCATTTTACGTCTGGTCTATCAATAGTTTGATTTTTGTTCCCTATCGTGGTGTTTGATTTCCATGTAACTGGAGGCTTCCTTGTTTGTTTGTATCTTAGTCAGCCAAAACATCCATCAGCAACCTAACCGATGTGTCACTTGAAATTACTAAGCAATTGCTCGCGACTGAAGGCAAAGAGAAGAACATGGTGTACTCGCCGTTGTCAATCTAGGTCATGTTATGGCTGTTAACGGCTTGATCAAAGGTTCCCATAAAGGAGCAGTTACTCACTTTCCTCAAGTCCAAGTCCGTTGACGAACTCAACTCCCTCGCCACCCATCTTGTTCCTTTAGTCTTGGCAAATGGATCCTTTAGAGGTGATTTCTGCCTATCCTTTGCCAATGGCCTTTGGGTTAAGGAGTATCTCCCCATCAAACCTTCTTTCAAAGAGGTTGTAAACACTGCTTACAAGGCAGATATAAAACATGTTAGTTTCCATGACCCTCAAGAAGTGAGATGTCAAGTGAATTTATAGGCCGAAAAGGCGACGAAGGGCCTTATCACTAAGACTCTTCCTCCTAAGTCAGTTGACAAGAAAACCATGCTTATATTTTCAAATGCCTTATACTTCAAAAGCCTTTGGAGCAACAAGTTCGATACATGGAAAACAAAAATACGACTGCTCCCACCTTCTCAACTGTATTTGCATTAAAGTGTTGTTCATGAGAAGCTCTGAGAACCAATTTGTAAAAGCCTTTGACGGCTTCAAAGTCTTGAAGCTTCGTTATGCATAAGGTCAAGACAAGAAGCGACATTTTTTGATGTACTTATTGCTTGCAAATGCAAGATATGGGCGGCAACTTTGGTCGAAAGAGTTTGTTTCGAGCTTGGATTCTTAGATCGCCATCATCCGTTAAGGCGAGTGGAAGTTGGTGACTTCAAAATCCCAAGGTTTAAGTTTAGCTTTGCGTTTAAAGCATCCGACATCCTCAAGGATTTAGGACTGGTGTTGCATTTCAATGCTGAATGTGATTTAATAGAAATGCTGGATTCATCTCCAATTGGAGCCAAAATTTATCATAAATCCTTGATTGAAGTTGATGAACAAGGCACAAAGGCTGTTGTAGCTTAAAGGATTGAAGAAAGCCAAAGTTAACAGCTAAGTGGTCACGCAGGCTCGTCTACTTTTGTAAGTAAGGAGTCTGGTTGTCGATCTTATGGCTAATAgctttgcaaaagttctacacAAAAACCTACGGCTGTATAGGCTACGTGGGTCTGTctacttatagaaaagtagcacaccTGCAGCTGGTCTAAAAATCAAAGGTTAGGCGtaaacaaaagaagcaaagatgaagaaaaacaaaggaagaaaatttattaaattttctatcaaaattgataaacaaaaaGCAAAGGCCGATGAAggtcaagcaaagcaaaaagcaacaaagaaaagaaagaaaatcctaaaggctacatAGAAGACTGCActtcagcagcttggacatcccacgactactcagCTACCACACCTTCAATAGTCGCCACattcttagcagcggcatcatctaGTAACTCTTGGTTACCCCAACCTGGGCACTAACTTATCTGACTACTCCACAAATGAAAGCCTCGAAAGTAAAAGTAAGCAAGTCTTCAGAGAAATAGAGGTCTCGAAGTCCTTCCTACCAAACTCAAAGCTAGACGACCTACTAAAGAAATCAGCCTAACATAGGACAAGTGACGCCTCGAGTCCAACCTTCTTACCCTTTAGCTGCGCATTCTCCTTTAGCAAACCAACACGGACgtgctgcagctcatccacttccttcttcaaattTTTGTTAGTCTACACAtcttggagttccaacacttggggtttaAGACTACTAATGATCTTCtagaagtggatcacttgattataagcagcaatcaactcttcatcctttgcgtAAGCAGCAGAACGAAGCTTAGAAACGAcacgctcaagatcttgaatctgaggtatgtaatgACCAATCTTTTtatgcactttcatacttaacttggatcgcgtcaagcctaaCCTTTAAGTCAACGATCTCCTGGCTAGCGGTCTCAAGCAACAGAGAAGTGGAGGCAAAGATATTGGACCTTTTCAAAGCGATGAGCTCAAACTCCAAATTTTTTATCTTCTCGACAAAAGAATAAGCCTCAGCTGCCATAGTTGTTGCCATCTCCTTGGCAGCCTTGGTATCATCTTGGTCAGGAGCATAGATTCAGCTGC
This window of the Malus domestica chromosome 03, GDT2T_hap1 genome carries:
- the LOC114823267 gene encoding serpin-Z3-like; protein product: MVGDFCLSFANGLWVKEYLPIKPSFKEVVNTAYKADIKHVSFHDPQEVRLLFMRSSENQFVKAFDGFKVLKLRYA